ccaccatgcccagctaatttttttgtatttttagtagagacggggtttcaccatgttagccagaacggtctcgatctcctgacctcgtgatccgcctgtctcagcctccgaaagtgctgggattgcaggcgtgagccaccgcgccaggctggCTCGAATACATTTTTTACAATCTAAAGAATTGTTCAAGTCCCTAGTTAAGGCAGGTTGCACCCTAGACTAGTAGAACTAGACTCAGCTCTGGCTGTTGTCTCATTAAGTGATTCTCtgtacctcaatttcctcatctagaaaataaGGCAGTTGTACTAAATAACTTAAGTCCCTTCCAGCTCTAACTTTCAATTCTAAGATTTCAATTAACTAAGAAAATTACTGTCTTGTTAAAGCTCAACATGTAGTATTTCTAAACACACCACAGGAATGTAAGAAATCAGGGAACTTAAGCAGACTTTCCCTCTAGATTTACCAAAACTGCAGGAGGCAGGAAATATGGTTGCCTATTTGTTACCCTCACTTATTTAAGAATCAGTCTAAATGGAATGAGAATTtggtaacaaaagcaaacaatttATAAACCCACATATATATGCCAAAAGAACTAGAagtggccagacgcagtggctcacgcctgtaatcccagcactttaggaggccaaggcgggcagatcaccaggtcaggagttcgagaccagcctggccagcacagtgaaacccaatctctactaaaaaaatacaaaaaattaatgggcatggtggcgtgtgcctataatcccagctagtcgggaggctgaggcagaagaattgcttgaacccggaaggcagaggttgcagtgagccaagatcacaccactgcactccagcctgggagacaagcaAGCGTCAGtcccaaaaaagaaaacgaaaaaaaaaaaaacaaacctagaaGTTGGGTGATATTATTTGGTGATGTTAAACTATTTTCCGTATTTTTATAATTGTGCCAGAATATAAAGATGTATGTGTATCCTTTTATTGTGCTTTATTAAAGATTAGCTCCATACAATggaatttaaaatgatataatcaggccaggcatggtggctcacacctataatcccagcagtttgggaggccaaggcgggcagatcacttgaggtcaggagttcgagaccagcctggtccacatagtgaaaccccgtctccactaaacaaacaaaaattaggcaggcatggtggcacgcgcctgtaatcccagctacctgggaggctgaagcaggagaatcactggaacccaggaaggggaggttgcaatgagtggagattgcaccactccactacagcctgggcaacagagcaagactcagtctcaaaaatgaaaaaaaaaaaaaaagatagactaCATAGACTTAAATCTGtttactgttttaaatttcaaattaatagTGAAACATTTAGTTCAAAATGAAAGACTCTGAACATTACGGTCAACAGATTCAATATTCTTCCCAGATTGTTTTTCCCTTCAATGCTCTCCTCATTCCTAATTCTTCTCAATTCTACATCCCCCACTCCATTCCAGACCCCAACTTACCCcactccctttccttctcctcccttcctaaCCATACACAGTACTTTCAAAGCAGTCTAGAAGTTAGACTGCTACCTAGGAagtatcagaatcacctaggaTGCTCATATGTTAGTGTGAAGGGAAGCTATGGGACTTTGTTTTTCAGATAActaggagttaaaaaaaattcaatcctGATTAACCAGCACACTCAGAGTGTAGGATATTCTGGTTAATACTAACCAGGGAACTTACTTTGTTGAAAAGCAACCCGTTAGATCATTTTCCCTTCAATTAGGAGTTACAGTTCACAAGAAATATCTGATGATTTAATCTGTGTTCTACAAACAGGTAAAATtcataatcaatttttttttttttttttgagacagtctcactgtcgcccaggctggagtgcagtggcacgatcttggctcactgcaacctctgcctcccaggttcaagcgattctcctgcctcagcctcccgagtagctgggactacaggcttgtgccatcgcgcccggctaatttttgtatttttagtagagacggggtttcaccatattggtcaggctggtcttgaactcttgacctcatgatccattcacctcggcctcccaaagtgctgggattataggcgtgagccaccgcgcccagcccataatcaaatttatttatttatttatttttttattttttattttttttgagacagagtctcgctctgtcacccaggctggagagcagtggtgcgatctcggctcactgcaacctccacctccctggttcaagtgattctcctgcctcaggctcctgggtagccgggactacaggcgcgcaccaccatgcccagctaatttttttatttttagtagagacggggtttcacagtgttagccaggatggtctccatctcttgaccttgtgatccacccaccttggcctcccaaagtgctgggattacaggcgtgagccaccgcgcccagctccctcttatttttattttttgatacagggtcttgctctgtcaactaggctgcagtgcagtgatgtgatctcagctcactgcagcctctgcctcccacgttcaagcaattcttggcctcagccttctgagtagctgggactacaggcgcgccatcaccatgcctggctaattttttgtatttttagtagagaaggggtttcgccatgctggccacgctggtcttgaactcctgacctcaggtgatccacccacctcagcctcccaaagtgctgggattacaggcatgagccactgtgcccagccgcccgactaatttttggatttttttttttttcagagtctcactctgtcgcccaggctggagtgcagtggtgcaatcttggctcactgcaacctctgcctccctgattcaagcgattctcatgccttagcctcccgagtagctgggaccataggcatgtaccaccacacccagccaatttttgtatttttcttgaagacagggtttcaccatgttgccccagctggtcttgaactcctgaactcaaccCATCCACGTGCCTTGTCTTCTCAGTGCCTgcattagaggtgtgagccaccacgcctggcccataatCAATTTTTATCCTATGGAGGAGTTGGCCTACAGGCCAAAGAAGGCCTtagagctaagaatggttttacatttttaaaggggtgtggaaaaaacatacaaaacagaaaatgtggctgggcgcagtggctcacacctgtaatcctagcactttgggaggccgaggcaggtggatcacatgaggtcaggagtttgagaccagcctggccaacatagcaaaaccccatctctactaaaaatacaaagattagctgggcgtggtggtgctcacctgcaatcccagctactcaaaaagcctaggcagaagaatcgcttgaacccgggaggcagaggttgcactgagctgagatcacgccactacactccagcttgggtaacagagtgagacttcatctcaaaaaaaagaaaaaagaaaaaaagaaaagaaggccgggcgcagtggctcatgcctgtaatcccagcactttaggaggccaaggcgggcggatcacgaggtcaggagaccgagaccatcctagctcacacggtgaaaccccgtctccactaaaaatacaaaaaattagccgggcgtggtggcaggcgcctgtagtcccagctactcgggaggctgaggcaggagaatggcatgaacctgggaggcggagcttgcagtgagctgagatcgcgccactgcactccagcctggacgacagagcaagactctgtctcgaaaaaaaaaaaaaagaaaatgtgaccacATGAGGCCCAcaatgtctaaaatatttacattactatctggccctttacagaaagctTGTCAACCCTTATTCTGCAGCACCGAAAACACTGAATAGTACACAGACTCCAGAATATTGCCCAGAAGTGCTCCTTTCTCAAACTAACTAGAGAAGTTTCCTTTACTTCAGTTCCAAATTACTTAAACAGAATCtctatttctcaaatttatttgccTAAATGACTAGCCCTCAAGAAAGTGTTATCTCAAAAGGCTCTATTCCCTTCTTTAGACTCAAGTTTCAGCTACGATGCTAGAATTGGTTCCCAATAAATGCAAAAGACTGGAAATCTTACCTGGGGCATTTGCTATAGCCAATGGCAGGCCTTGAATTGGGTGAACCTGGATTCCTGAAGTACCCAATGCACTGAGGTTAATGGTCTGGAGGCCTGGCATGGAGGAGAGTTGAGCAGCATTCACAGTGACTGTGCCAGCAGGAATGGAAGCAGCTGAGGCAATGGGTGTGAGAGTGGTGTTGCTGCTGCTGGTCTGCCCCAAGGAAACACCCTGCATTGGGGCTAAGGTGATTGTCTGGGCTTGTGGGTTCTGAACTTGGAGGTTCTGCAGCTGTAGAGTCTGCCAACTGACCTGTCCATTGGGCCCCACTGTTGGTGTCCGGATGATGATGGGACCAGAGTTTGGAACAGCCTGAAGCTGGAGGTTCTGGAGGGTTTCCTGGGAGATGGCTTGAGTTGTAAAGGTCTGCCCTGACAATGGAGCTGCTTGGAGGGCCTGGAGGGCCTGTCCCCCTTGAACTAGCTGAGGCTGGATAAGAATTTGTTGCTGCTGTGTCTGCTGGTTTTGCTCTCCTTCTTTTTGCTGGCCTGCTTGCAGTGAGCTTCCAGATGTCTGGTTTTGCTGGATGTTCAGAGCATCAGACCCCTGTAGCCCACTGACCCTCTGGGGTGTCTGGCCTTGAGAGTTGGTCCCTGATGATCCACTGGTAGTAAAGTTCATAATTCCCATGTTGCTGGTGGTAGTAGTAGTTGAGTAGCTATTGGCATTGGTGAAAAAGGAGCTGGAACTGGCTTGTGATGACACCAAGCTGGCAGAACTGATGGTAGTCCCTGAGGTGACAGGCTGTGAGCCACTCTCCTGGGACCCAGAGCTGCTGATCGTGACTGCCTGAGAGCTGGGAGTCAAAGTAGCTGCAGAAACGCTGTTGACAGGTAGCAAGGTGATGTTCCCATTCAGGGCCACTGGTACATTGGTCACATACTGAGTCTGTCCTGAGAGTACATTATTAGCCAGGCCTTGGAGGGGGACAGCCTGCTGGAGTAGGTTTGGCATAGCAGCAATGATGTTGCCTCCACTTCCTCGATTTGTGATAATCTGTTGGTTTGCACCTGGTATGATCTGTATTTGACCAGAACCATCCTGCTGCACTTGGGCCCCAGTGGCAGTAAACTGCAGCTGTTGCCCATCAACGGTCTGGAACTGTGGGATTACTTGATACTGAATATTAGGCATCACTCCAGGTAGTCCTGTCAGAACTTGCTGGTTCTGTAAGTTGGGAGCGGCAGCCACAACATACTGCCCACCAGAGACTGTGCGATTCTTGGAAGACTCACTGCCATTGCTGCCATTGGTATTGCTGCCACTCTGTTCCTTTGAGGTAGGGGTAGCcccagaggaggaagagatgatCTGCCAGCCATTGGCACCCTGTGAAAGTTGTGTGGCTGTGAGGTCAAGCTCACCTGTTCCCCCTGACTGACTCGGGCCCTGGGAGTTGTTGCTGTTCTCATTGGGTGACTCAATTCTGCTGCAAGTTGCTGCCAGCAGAGCCAAAGGGGATGGCTGGGACTCCTGGCCGAAAataagggagaggaaaggagttaGTGACACCCAGCTGCCAGCCTAGGGGGCAGTATACAACAAATAAACAGCAACGTAGTGCAGACAAGGagcaaaaatcagaaacaaaaagctGACCTATCTGTGTTGCTGAAACTCCTGTCTTTGGGGATCTCCATTCTCTTacttccttatctataaaatggtttAGTCTCTCCCTAAAACGCTTTCTGTTAAGAGTAAGGCAATTATCTAAGAATATTTACATCCTCTCAACACCTTCCCCACTCTATGATTATCACTTacctgccctcctcctcctccactgctgctgctactgcctGTGCTGCTACTTCGAGCCTGTGAAAAggcaccaccaccattaccattgCCCCCATTATTGCCACCAACTCCTTTTTCAATCTTCACCACAGCTGTCATTTCATCCATGGAGTGATCTTggtctaaaataattaaaaaacaaacaacttaaacttgagggaagaaaagagatgaaGTAGGAAGGATAAAAGGAGGCTATGATGAAATAGCAATGACTAACAGGAAGACGAAAGGCGCCAGCATAAAGAAAATGGGTTGGAGGGCAGAGGGGAGCTGTAGGGCATGCAGGACATGAACTAGGTTCGATGGTGCCAAAAGTGGGCCTTAATTCTCCCTTGTACAAAATTAAACtaagaaaacattcaaaaagtGCTTTGGGGATAGGAAACGTGAAGGACGGTAGGCAGGTTGaaagagtttcaaaataaaaagtatcctaagggaaaaaaaagaaaaaggcaagtgaGGCAAAAAACATGTGGGTGCATGGAAAGCTTGCTAAAACTAAGGTTAAAAGAGAtggagaggccgggcgcggtggtcaagcctgtaatcccagcactttgggaggcggaggcaggcggatcacctggggtcgggagttttgagacctgcctgaccaacatggagaaaccccgtctctactaaaaatacaaaattagccgggtgtggtggtgcatgcctgtaatcccagctactcccggaggctgaggcaggagaatcgcttgaatccgggaggcagaggttgcagtgagcagagatcgcaccactgcactccagtctggttaacaagagcgaaaactccgtctcaaaaaaaaaaaaaagataaacaaaaatccAAGTGTGAAAAGTAACGAGAggggaaaaagaagtaaaaagtgtGAGTAGGAAAACATTTGTGAATACTGCTAAGGAACTAAAGGGGTCTACAGGTTAGCAGTCATGAGGTTTCTGGGCGGAGAGCGGACCCTGAGGGAAAGGGCGGTTTCGGGGTGAGGGGCGTGGAAAGGGCGGGACGGTGCGGGGGGGGGGTGAAGGGAAATCTACAGAAAGTGGGGGGAGGAGGGCCTTGGAGCAGGCGGCGACCAGAGGGCGGACCAGGCAGGCGGTTGGCCCGGGCGGGGCCTTCGCTGCTCGGGCCGCCCCCGCGGCTCCAGCCCCTGGCGGGAGGAGCCTCAGGCGGGCGGCCGAGTAGTGGGGGGTAAGGCCCGTCCCCCCGTGGCCGGGGCGGGCAGGGGGCGGGCGAGGCCACGCTGCCCCCTCCCCCGGGGCGGGCGGCCCATCCCCCTCCTCCTCGGAGGCCCCGCCACTGCCccgtctccctcccttccctccgcCCCGGGCGGGACCTAGGCCGCCGCTGCCGCCTCCCGCCCGCGCCCCCCTCACGGCGGGGATCGCCCGGTCGGCCCTCGCGCGCGCCCCCTCACTCGCCTCCCACCCCTAAGCTTAGAGTGGACTCATCCTTACCGCTCATGGTGGCAGCTGAGGGACAAGCTCAAGGGGGTCCTGTCcgggggggttgggggggtcCGGGAAAAACGCGGACGCTGACGAGGCAAGCGAACCCGGACCGGACAGGGAGGGGGGGGTAAGGAGGAGGGAGCAGCGCGCCACAAGCCCAACCTAGGCCCCGCCCCTTCTCTGCTGCCCCGCCCAAtgagggagggggaaaggagggACTTGCAGAAGAAAGACGGTGAGATTATCCAATGGCAAGACTCGTTTGCTCTCTCAGGCGTGTGAGGCTAAGTTGCGTGCCTGGTGTCCGCCCAAAAAGACCGCCCTCTCAGTGTTAAAAGCCAATGAAGGATGCAGGAAGTGAAGATGGGCGGGAGCTGGAGATGATTGGCTTGGAAGGAAACCAGTCAACCGGCAGGCGGGCTCCCTGAGACGTAGGGATAGGGAAAGCTTTGATAGGAATGACAGAACAACGGCCAACCAGAATCCGGGATATGCCTGGGCAAAATCCTAGTGGGCGGAGAGGTAAGAAGTAGGCAGGAATAGGGTAGGATGAAGCTGATTAAAACCAATCAGAAATCAGGCGGGCAGCCAGGAAAGTTATGATTGGATTAAGACTGAAAAGAGACAGGAAAGGGCGCATATTGACGTGAACTAAAAGCCAATTAAACGCCGAATTAACTCTGAGGGCGGAAACTTGGAGTGGCAGAGGAGAATTGGCGGCTCCCTCAGTTATTCAATCCAATGAGGGGACGAAGTAGGCCTGGCACCGCCTCCTAGTTAGCCAATGGGCGTTAACAGAGCTGCCCATcatgagggagggaagagggctgTGCCAAGAGGAGACCGTCGCCATATTGTCCCTCCTCAGCGGACGTTGTTGCAGTCATTAGGTGGGACGCTTTAGCGGAGTCCTGCAGCTCAACAGGTGTCAGAGCCAAGGCATTCGGCGCGCAGTTCCGCGTCAACACTAGGACTTGAGTCTTCATTTAACTGCCCCTATAAAGTACCTCTCAAATGTTACCCCCTCCCGGGTGGGCGGACAGGCGGGCAGATTCCTCAATGTCGCTGCAAGCCCTGGGAGTGCAGGCGGGACGAGATCTGGTGACAGCGCTCACCAAATAAGTTAATACTGAGCTGAACAATATGCAGTCTCCGTAAGACTCCAGGAAACGCGATTTTATTAAGTTCCCCCAGACAGGCGCTAACCACTTAAAAGACTGGTTAACTTTTCAAGCCTTGAGGCTAAAGTGCGGATAAGTCActtccattttttcccccttaataGTAAATACCGCTTATGCATACAGCAAGATAGCTGAGCTCCTGCTTTTTGCAATCATGAAGGTTAAGAAACTTTACTGCAGGCACCTGGATTTCTGGCCTCATCTTTATCCGTGTTTTGGTGGAGCCGGCCTTAATAGCTTGTCAATGACACgatgaggtcatgtccttcaGTATTTGTATCTTATATGTTGTCACTGCTTAtatgttcttatattttaaaatctgaattctCCTAAACTATTTTAAGCCCTTTGAAGGCAAGAACTGAGGCCTCTGCTGCTTTAAACAGGTAAAAAGGTGAAATGATTGCTGACTGCCTACCGTGTTAGGTGCCGAAGTCAGGGAGGCAGTTAGTATTCCATGTCATCcttaaaagaaagattttattaAGTATTAgctatattatgtattttataagtgAAGACATTTAGGCTGagacccaaggtcacaaagcaaatGAGTTGTAGTGTTAGATTCCAACCCAGAATAGTTCCACCAAAAGTTTTCTATAAATTCTTGAGGGAATTAAACAATGccgccgggcgcaatggctcagacctgtaatcccagcactatgggaggccgaggcgggcggatcgcttgagcccaggagttcaagaccagcctgggcaacatggtgaaaccccgtctccacaaaaaataacaaaaattagccagacgtggtgatgtgcgtcagtagtcccagctactcgggaggctggggtggaaggatcgcttgaacccagaaggttgaggctgcagtgagcccaaatcctgccactgcactccagccaggacaacagagcgagaccttgtctccaaaataagtaaatatatagactgggcgcggtggctcatgcctgtaatctcagcactttgggaggccgaggcagggggatcacctgaggttgggagttcaagaccagcctgaccaacatggagaaacctggtctctactaaaaatataaaactagccggacgtggtgggacatgtctataatcccagccacttgggaggctgaggcaggagaatcgcttgaatccaggaggcggaggttgtagtgagccaagatcatgccattgccctccagcctgggcaatgacagtgaaactccgactcaaaagaaaaaaacaaaaaaagtaaatatataaatgctttttaatttttactgtctggctcctgaaaaaaaaaaaaaatcctgccccTAC
This window of the Nomascus leucogenys isolate Asia chromosome 11, Asia_NLE_v1, whole genome shotgun sequence genome carries:
- the SP1 gene encoding transcription factor Sp1, which encodes MSDQDHSMDEMTAVVKIEKGVGGNNGGNGNGGGAFSQARSSSTGSSSSSGGGGGQESQPSPLALLAATCSRIESPNENSNNSQGPSQSGGTGELDLTATQLSQGANGWQIISSSSGATPTSKEQSGSNTNGSNGSESSKNRTVSGGQYVVAAAPNLQNQQVLTGLPGVMPNIQYQVIPQFQTVDGQQLQFTATGAQVQQDGSGQIQIIPGANQQIITNRGSGGNIIAAMPNLLQQAVPLQGLANNVLSGQTQYVTNVPVALNGNITLLPVNSVSAATLTPSSQAVTISSSGSQESGSQPVTSGTTISSASLVSSQASSSSFFTNANSYSTTTTTSNMGIMNFTTSGSSGTNSQGQTPQRVSGLQGSDALNIQQNQTSGSSLQAGQQKEGEQNQQTQQQQILIQPQLVQGGQALQALQAAPLSGQTFTTQAISQETLQNLQLQAVPNSGPIIIRTPTVGPNGQVSWQTLQLQNLQVQNPQAQTITLAPMQGVSLGQTSSSNTTLTPIASAASIPAGTVTVNAAQLSSMPGLQTINLSALGTSGIQVHPIQGLPLAIANAPGDHGAQLGLHGAGGDGIHDDTAGGEEGENSPDAQPQAGRRTRREACTCPYCKDSEGRSSGDPGKKKQHICHIQGCGKVYGKTSHLRAHLRWHTGERPFMCTWSYCGKRFTRSDELQRHKRTHTGEKKFACPECPKRFMRSDHLSKHIKTHQNKKGGPGVALSVGTLPLDSGAGSEGSGTATPSALITTNMVAMEAICPEGIARLANSGINVMQVADLQSINISGNGF